Proteins found in one Magnolia sinica isolate HGM2019 chromosome 5, MsV1, whole genome shotgun sequence genomic segment:
- the LOC131245557 gene encoding uncharacterized protein LOC131245557 isoform X4 → MSHLDHSAGIKTTKKSSMQNEEPESSSAWGYNRCFWSLKFIYVSLEGVEQEKMETVFRPMSVDIKFHDVQGKNYRCAIPKLNKEIVPEQCKVAVKPNRVIVTLSKASKGNWLDLHFKEDKLKPNMDKEKDPMAGIMDLMKNMYEDGDDDMKRTIAKAWTDARSGKTADPLQGYR, encoded by the exons ATGTCACACTTGGATCATTCAGCTGGGATCAAGACAACGAAAAAATCAAG TATGCAAAATGAAGAACCTGAGTCTTCCTCTGCTTGGGGCTACAATCGCTGTTTCTGGTCCTTGAAATTT ATTTACGTGTCCTTGGAGGGTGTGGAGCAAGAGAAGATGGAAACTGTTTTCAGGCCAATGTCTGTTGATATTAAATTCCATGACGTTCAAGGGAAGAATTACCGTTGTGCCATACCGAAGTTGAACAAAGAGATTGTGCCTGAGCAATGTAAGGTGGCTGTTAAGCCCAACCGAGTCATTGTCACACTGTCTAAAGCTTCAAAAGGGAATTGGCTTGATTTGCACTTCAAAGAAGATAAG CTGAAGCCAAATATGGATAAAgaaaaggatccaatggctggaatTATGGATTTGATGAAG AACATGTATGAGGACGGAGATGATGACATGAAGCGGACGATCGCAAAAGCATGGACAGATGCAAGATCTGGGAAAACAGCTGACCCATTGCAGGGATACCGGTGA
- the LOC131245556 gene encoding interactor of constitutive active ROPs 1-like, with the protein MPRSRGSEIPERRSPRVPLQLRTSSSESDGVHSSMTNRPTVDRSPKLSSDRRSPRNPIAEKKRGTRISDLETQLGQAQEELKKLKEQLASSEAAKKEVQEELENTKKQIPAEDPPQTDETPQIHETQEKKSIDIALAKSCEEENAFDENSPETDVFEVPAVPGPVSVEPNIEVGHTPEQEDYETKPTEECSEALLAEMEKPVDSPESAEIAKLNVKLAEKDEELESFCAENDELKRQVSEAAAEASVARAKEEEAALKLTHMGMELEESKARMAQLTEELKTVEGAKLALETEMKKLRVQTEQWRKAADAAAAVLAGGADMNGRVAERCSSMDKHLGGYDPVGYTGFGSPMADDSDDGLGGGKRKGSGIRMFGDLWKKKGHK; encoded by the exons ATGCCGAGATCAAG GGGGTCAGAAATCCCAGAAAGGCGTTCTCCTCGTGTGCCTCTTCAGCTGAGGACTTCCAGCTCGGAATCTGATGGAGTGCACTCCAGCATGACCAACCGCCCTACAGTTGATAGGAGTCCCAAGCTCAGTAGTGATCGGCGTTCTCCACGAAATCCAATTGCTGAG AAGAAACGTGGGACCCGCATCTCTGATTTAGAAACCCAGTTGGGCCAAGCACAAGAAGAACTCAAGAAACTGAAGGAGCAGCTGGCTTCTTCAGAAGCTGCAAAGAAAGAAGTTCAAGAAGAGCTTGAGAATACAAAGAAACAGATCCCTGCTGAAGATCCTCCACAAACCGATGAAACTCCACAAATCCATGAAACCCAAGAGAAAAAGAGCATTGACATCGCCCTtgcaaaatcatgtgaagaagaGAATGCATTCGACGAGAACTCTCCAGAAACTGATGTCTTTGAGGTTCCAGCAGTGCCAGGGCCAGTATCAGTGGAGCCTAAtatcgaggtgggccacacacctgaGCAAGAAGATTATGAAACCAAACCAACTGAAGAATGCTCAGAAGCACTACTAGCTGAGATGGAGAAGCCGGTGGATTCACCTGAGAGTGCCGAGATAGCCAAACTGAATGTTAAGTTGGCAGAGAAAGATGAGGAGCTGGAGAGCTTCTGTGCGGAGAATGATGAGCTGAAAAGGCAGGTGTCTGAGGCAGCAGCAGAGGCATCTGTGGCTCGGGCAAAGGAAGAGGAAGCGGCTTTGAAGCTTACTCACATGGGAATGGAGCTGGAAGAGAGCAAGGCCCGCATGGCCCAGTTGACAGAGGAGTTGAAAACTGTGGAAGGAGCGAAGCTCGCACTGGAAACTGAGATGAAGAAACTGAGGGTGCAGACGGAGCAATGGAGGAAGGCAGCAGATGCAGCTGCAGCAGTGTTGGCTGGGGGAGCAGATATGAATGGTAGGGTGGCTGAGAGGTGCAGCTCCATGGACAAGCACCTCGGTGGGTATGACCCAGTTGGCTATACTGGATTCGGTTCACCGATGGCTGATGACTCGGATGATGGGTTGGGAGGAGGGAAGAGAAAGGGGTCAGGTATTCGAATGTTTGGGGATTTGTGGAAAAAGAAGGGGCACAAGTAG